The genomic stretch aatacagaaacactgtcAAAAGAGTTGTGGTTAGATCAgattaaaaagtctaaaatgtaaatgtactgtataatgtaaatagaaaatgtaaatagttagattttactatgcatacaatactatgatgtattgtgatttatatgttatgtgtgttttactctttgtacagaattagtttgttgattctcttattttcctACCTTgtgtaaaaacctttgtatagtcagtaatttcttgtgctaaacaatattattcgttacctaaagacatattgttttgttgagatcaataatgtcataaagttggcatgtattatattaattggcttcctttcaatattattccaaattatagtgtacacactgctgagcatatgacttgcctttatacACCCTACTTCCCTGCAAATGACTTTGATCTActagcttttagagaaaagagaactaaaaatgcttggttttacctgtcatacattgtttaaagaaaaagaaaattatttattactaaacaatacttattataaagactaacttttaatattgaccaaacatagcacgattactaaatgtatgcagtactaAAATCAGATATATTGTTAaaaagtcaatctaaacgttataaattatttgtttaaattgtttcccaaccttactaatatcttattcctccaaaactttgtttagtagaacaATATAGTTGTGGACAGTTTAATTGGATCTTCTGGCACTAGGTGGGGAttgaacctaagatctggtgctaggtggggatcgaacctgtgacctttgaatctacgttaaacttcccttatttcccagaaacattccaatttcagcaaataaattaaaatctgacttaatagaaactataaaactcttacactatgtgtgtaatttagcatctttctcatcttttctctaatttcttcttttttcccctttttttcctcttcttccccccccacccccccatacagactattgttcccagctttggcgcagtaggcagcgcgtaagtctcataatctgaaggtcgtgagttcaaccctcacacggggcaaatacttcaaaaacaaaaaaaagcataactgatgctgaaaatacagtgactttcaggtggttgaatactgggaCAAGCACATGACTGGAAGTTGTATTTCTGTGATTGAGACAACGAAAGGCATTCTTTAagggtggtagcaaaccaatgactcatcacagcattaaaaaaacgcagatgtgccttcattaacaatattgtgttatctcataggtactggaagccacccgtctccattaatgtatttcttatcatttattttcagtgtgaGTTACaaaatttgcagtgaacattgtactgtccagcagaaagacagcaggtgtgttacttttcgactgatttataccatagcagtgcaatcattttgcccaggtttgacttccagccaccacagttgcatttacaggttttgaagccatatacaacattaacattacatgttttacccacgTTTATTCTTTTATGCAGTGATatttcatcccaaaaggatttataaagataagtctaagtatctcagaaaaaagtcaaaaaaaatctgaatatctttaggggatgtagctcagtggtagagctcatgctttccatgtatgaggacctggcatctccagcaggtattatggtagagtctttaaaagagctgcagaagatattacctcctgtggtaatctggtGGACAGCACAACTAGGACTTTAAACCTACATGTTTttctgaaagagctgaagatttgaatggtttaaataactgaaagagccaaaaaaacatatgtaatGAAAACTAAACAGAATAGCCTTCCcacaatgaaatgtgtttgagtaCACTAGCTCAGGGGTTCTTAACCTGGGGGTCTGGACCCCCAAGAGGGTCGCACTTAATTTCTAGGGGAATAGGTAGTTGGggagaaaacatttttagaCTGGGGAATGGTTTTTACATTACCAAGTTTGGCACCTGGAACCGAAAAAAGGGTCTGAAGGTGGGTcaagaacacaaataaaaatggaaagacAATTGAACAGTTTTGTTGTCTGGACAAGTTGGGCCTCAATGAAGAGTCCTTCTGCAGACTGGTTGCGTCCCCATGTCTGACACAAGTAGAGCGTTACAGCAATTTTAACAAGAGCCACCGTTGACATGTTAGCGACAGCCAGACTCCAGCATGCACCTCTAGTTTCCAATTCAGTTATGCTTTGGACTCACGCCATGCCCACCAGGTGGGGCATTAATAAAAGcacactggaaaatatatgattttctcgcctaaatttttaccccctaaaacatgctgcagtttccacatgctttggccctctgggatgaccctgagttcattgtgaagctaacactctcagcttgttgtttctagtggcattgtgacactaggccttactgacacagagctacagaggttagaacacagaatttctatttccgtccaagtaaatcatctaaaaaattaataaaaatcactactgtaagcatattacaactgctatatactaaaatagtaccctagccacatgtctcaacttagaacagaaaaaatccagaagaaaattgcttataaaatggattttatatgaatgtttttctacagatatgtctgtgcgtttgtctaatttcttatttctaaaaaagcccaaaaagtgctaaatacataacttctgaaatacaaaaacacatccacatcactcacacacatgcctaaAATAAGtagatacatagatttataggaataagtaatcataatttgatgaaatgttgaaatgctATAAGAAGGCCATATTTTTGGCTTTCAGACAGTTGGAGTGAACTCAGGGATAGGTTTTTGTTGGCCATGTCTGGTACCATTCAACTCGTCTCTTTACTGGCTAtacagggatgccagttttatgcCCTTATGTTCTAATTGGTGGCTTCTACTGTCAttctttcccacgtgggcccaatgggggcTGTACGATATGATTGGCTTAGTTTGAGTGTATCTCTTGATAGAATCATGCTATTGGTTGGCAACCAGCTTCATTCGAACGTGCTGGCACTACGGATTACAATGATGTGTCGGCATGATTTCTAGCGCGCACAGGGAAAAAGTTACAcgcgatcaaaaccgagaaatgatgcactatctagatttttgaacgtcgaaacttggccagaaactacaagattgtgaggggaccagataattatggattacaaggcttggatattctaatagttTGACATGTTTACGAAGGAGGAAAATGTTttcggcgatctttcaccgctgtgattaaagacacgagcaGACAGGTATGGATGCAGATTCATTTTATACTTAAATATGTCTGTCttgctttacttcagaacatgattataaccgttgtgagtcaccttattgcttgtgtgtgggctcgatggaatcatgagactttaagctttctaacgatgtatgacttgagcgtgtttatgacggaTTATGCAAGTAATAACGTCCTTTTATGGTGCGTTCCAATTTCAAACCACCAGTGGTACATTGTACACTAGCTAACTAAATATTTATACATGTGTTTTAATCTCACAGAGTTGAAATTGAACCTTCCAATAGCAAAATCTACACAAATGTGTATTTCCTGTCTGGGTAGCTGAATCTTTAAGATGCTTGCCTCAATGCAGAGTCTCTAGAACTGTGGTTGCAGCGTGGATGTGTAGTCTTGTCGCCATTTAGCAGCCGTGTGTGACACAAGCTGAGCTTTACAGCACAGACAAGCTTCCCTAGTCACTCACTGGAATAATGTGTGACTCAAGTCAGAAATGGCATATCTGTGAGCTAATGACATGCCTGGTTTATAGTGgcccattttaataaatattggcACAGAAACCCAGTTCAATAAGTTTATTCACAAAGTCAGTCAGAATCAGTGGTTGACTTTAcattccttttgaaaaaggacTCGTGAATCTTCCCAAGGGATTACATAAACAGAGAAGGTGCACTTAAGTTcctgaaatataaaaagcaaacaattagtgaatcttttttaacatttgacattgatgcactgGGGCAGACCAGTGTTGGGCTTTAAGGTGTTCTTCCCCTGAGTTTCAAACACAACCTGAAGTCTCACACTTGCCTTGGGTTCAGAGTTGGAATCACAGTCGCTAGCAGCAGCATTGCCTTTGACAGCAGCAGTGTTGCCGGTCTTGCACGTTGTACGTCCCAGGAGCATTTCCAGGAAGTAGTTAAATCCTCCGACGGTCTAAagtgacaggaaacaggacTCAGACATGTGAgcaccaataataaaacaacgCAAGTCATTGAATATGAAAGGATTAAGGCTaatgtcaaaaagaagaaagtcaTGAGTTCAGAGATTAACAAATTTGAcattggccctaatcctcttccgtagaaGAAAAGTACTTTTACGTTACCTGAACTTGAGCCGATGTTATGTCCAGAATTGCGTAATTAAACAGGTCTTCTGTGTTGGCTTTGTTGAATTCAACCACAGCAAACTGTGCCGCTTCTAAAACATCAGTGCGGTTCACCGGGACTTCTTGTGGGCTAccgggaggcagaggaggaggagattgtCCAGTTACAAAGCGGCCggtgaaagcagaaacaaaaacgcaAAACCAGACAAACAGCATGATCACAACAGGTTGTTCTGCA from Etheostoma spectabile isolate EspeVRDwgs_2016 unplaced genomic scaffold, UIUC_Espe_1.0 scaffold00018855, whole genome shotgun sequence encodes the following:
- the LOC116682804 gene encoding cystatin-C — its product is PQEVPVNRTDVLEAAQFAVVEFNKANTEDLFNYAILDITSAQVQTVGGFNYFLEMLLGRTTCKTGNTAAVKGNAAASDCDSNSEPKASVRLQVVFETQGKNTLKPNTGLPQCINVKC